The genomic interval GGTACCCGTGGCCCCATTCACTGTCGATATGGTATGCGTGTGGGAGTTTATAGACGTACTTATCGTCCTTGCGCAACTCGCCCGTCGTCGCGTTGAATGGATAGCCTTGAATCGTTCCATACGCTGGACTAGCATCGGAACCGTCAGCCGCGGCGTCTGTGCCGGTCGCCCACAGCATCTGCTCCTGTTCGTCCCAGATCATGGCGTGGATGGCGCGAAGACCAGTGATATTCTGTAGGATCGGGGGTTCATCGACCAGGGAGTTGTCTTGACTCATGTTGTACACGAGGATGCCATCCCAGGGTCGCTGTCCCGTGGTCGCTACCGCGAGTCGATCTCCAGGCAACGGCTCCACGGTGTGAGCATTCCATAGGAATTCGTTATCCCTACAGACGGCGAAGGTAACCAGCTTGTCCGTTGCGGGATCGTGCGGCGTATGGTTGATGACCAGGACGAGGTCACCATATATAGCGGCGATACTGGTGCCGTTTCGCATCCACTTTATCTCGGTCGCATCGTTCGCCGAGCTGTACAGACAGCGCTGAATGCTGGGCGGAAGACTTTGCGTGACGTCTTTGCGCTCCCAGCTCCATTTCAAATTGCTATCTCGGTCGTGGATTTTGAGCAAGGGCGGCACTCCGTAGACGCCCGTGATGATGTCTTGCCAAGGCCGGTTCTCAGGCCGCAGCCGCTCCTGTGGCTGGATGGGCGGAATGGAATACTCGGCTAGCGGCCAGAAAATAAACGATATCCGGCTGAAAAGACTGCCCAACATGATCGCGAAGCTAACATGTCTCTTCTCCAGTCCGGACGAAAAGGACGCGAGAGGAGTGGTTTGGAATGTGAATACTCTC from Penicillium psychrofluorescens genome assembly, chromosome: 5 carries:
- a CDS encoding uncharacterized protein (ID:PFLUO_008292-T1.cds;~source:funannotate); the encoded protein is MLGSLFSRISFIFWPLAEYSIPPIQPQERLRPENRPWQDIITGVYGVPPLLKIHDRDSNLKWSWERKDVTQSLPPSIQRCLYSSANDATEIKWMRNGTSIAAIYGDLVLVINHTPHDPATDKLVTFAVCRDNEFLWNAHTVEPLPGDRLAVATTGQRPWDGILVYNMSQDNSLVDEPPILQNITGLRAIHAMIWDEQEQMLWATGTDAAADGSDASPAYGTIQGYPFNATTGELRKDDKYVYKLPHAYHIDSEWGHGYPWWAGPHDLVPVPNQRKFLISNDIGLHAFDIELGEFTEEYGEVVEKYMEGFEVTTPDRHGYNRDGEWEELPQSDVKSFNLAPDESFIYVQSLWRAYRGFHISLVVNGQRRKINEGDEIYRSRWFGDIDGWPKPKT